The Mauremys reevesii isolate NIE-2019 linkage group 1, ASM1616193v1, whole genome shotgun sequence genome segment ggaaacacaggcacagagagataaaatgacTACACCAAGGACAGTTAGTCCATGGCAGTGCCAGGAATAAAAGCCAGATTCCTCAGCCCCCAAGcacaattcctccattttgtgcTGTTGTGCCTTTCTCTGAGACTTCAACACTTAGCTACTGCCAGAAGTGTAATACTGGACTAGAGAAACCAAGGTCTGGCATGCAATAGCAAATGCTGTGGATGTTCCTACATTTCTATCACTGAAGCCTGGCTCCATTCTTTACAGCTGTCTTATAAAAACTCAGTCTAATTTGAAAGTCCCTGGACAACCTGTTGTCATTACGAGCCTCATGACACCTggtataatttttaaaagaatgctTGTTAAAGATAATGCCATGTATCTGCCATATATCGTCTGTATTTTtgtcacacttaaaaaaaaacaaaaacgtaTTTGATGCATTTGACTGAAAACAGGAGCTTTTTCAGCTTCAGTGCTGATTTCCCACCTCTGCTTGTGACATCATATTTGGTTGCTATGGAGACTACTACTCTTGCTTCTAAATAAATCGTATTTCTAAGTTCTACAAAGGGGCATCATTGCTCTGTAAGAATAATTGTTCTGTAAgtccctccccggctccccatTTTCTGCAGCACATCTGTCCAGGATGGTTACCCTGCAACTCACCATCACTCTCTTTGCCCATCTGCTCCACAAGCTTTAATAAAAAGGAAACAATAATGTACTTACACTACTGGGGTATAAAagtggcagcggcagcagcagaaGTGGAATGAGCACAACGAGCAGCAGGTTTCTGGCCCTGAGGAGCTCCTTCACCAGTGCCATAATGCTTCACTTCCTGGTTACTCTTCTTCTTGGATTTGTCCTTGTTTTCCTCAGATGCTTCTACTTCAGCTCCAGCTCCTTCTTCAGCTTTTCCCTGATGTCTCGGAACGGGTTCTGACTGCACTGTGTCAACTCCtttccccaccttcctgcccctGAAATTTCTTTGTTAATAGATTTATTCTTTTTCtgttatatttttaaagaaacactATCAAATTTGCTAACCTTTTTATCAGGTTTATGTAGGGCTTACTAACATATCCTTATGATTGTCACACCATAACCTACAGAGGTTTGCAAACTGGAGCATAGTGGTCTTTTTGGTATTGGTGTTTTTATTCAGAATCAGGGAAGTTGCTGCATTGCCTTCTCATCCCTGTTTTATAAAGCTTCTGTTCCTTCCATCATCTGGTTTTCAGTGATGTAAGTCTTGCTTTTGGTAAATGAAATCTAATACCAGCATAACCACCCCCGGTATGCTCTAAAGTCTCTCTTCACTAATACTATAGCCTGAGTTTTCCAATACTTGATTTCTTTTCTTCCTGGGAAATTGCTAGTAGCAACAGTTTACAGTTTAAAGCACTGAAGGAAAGATGTAGTATTCTTTTTTAAAGTCTTCCTGCTTTTGATGATGTGCTTTGTTCAGATTTCTTCCTTATAATTTTCTTTTCGACTTTGAATTTACCTTTCCCCTACTTTTTCTTCAGCCTGGAATTCACAGGGTGGCAGTACTTGCAAAGATTATCCTCAGTCTCAAGATACAAAAACTTGTTAAAAAGGCTTGTCCAACTATAATTCGCCAGTAAGGAGGATGGAAAATGGTAGAACCTCCACCCACCAACCAAAAGCCAATCAGGATGCTTGAGAAGACAAACAACCTCCCCTCACAAAGAAAGGCTGTTTTAGTTGCTGAACAGTGTGATTAGTTCAAGGCCTAGGAGCTGCtgataaataaacaaacattgtTTTCTATAGAACATACTTTCTCTTTCATGATCACTGTTGCTTCATTCATGGGGGCTATTAACTTAGAAGGGGTGTGCTGCAATCTGTGCCTATGTACACACTAACATCAGCCAGACTCCATGGAAATCAGACGCAAATTCACGACCTAATGCTCCCCAACCACGGGGTTCTAATGGCTTAGCTCATCCATAGGCTGCAGGGATCCATGAGGGTGTAGATCTCAAGCATCCAGAATTTCCTGGGCAACCACACAGTAGATACAGTTTTTTTGGAGTCATGTTCCAAAATAGGTTCAAATTGTGCAACATCTGCTCCATCTACCCTGGACACCAATCAGTCCTGCTGGCAGCCTGGGAAAATACTTTGCTGTACAGGCTGAGCCCAGACAGCTGTATGTGCGCCTCGACTGatggctgcagcagggctggctgggtgTGAGCTCCCGCTGGCAAGCGAAAGGGCTGGCTCAGCCCAACCAATAGCAAAGACAAATTATTTCTCCTCCGGTGCTCTCCCATTACCACCCATAGGCTTGGAATTACTCAGGTCCCCACAGCTGCAGCCCCCTAACACTGATGCCTGAATAAGGGAATTGGAGCTGAAGGACACAGATGGGAAAAGTGGCAACAATGAAGAGAGATGGGCTTGTGAAGGGAGACTGGAGGCAAAGAAAGAATATTTGAGTATAAGAGAAAAAATGAAGTCTCTCCCTTTGTTCCTCTTTGCGgtcattattatccctatttccCCCACATTGGAGCACTGGGAATCTGAGAGGTCGGCACAGTCTGGTCAAGAATTAAAAACATAGAGTCatgttctccactgccttgcacctgtGTTGTCAaccacacctgtgcaaagtggatgtaaaaagCCACCATTCTGACATGGCAGAAGGTAAGTCACTACACAAAATGCAGGGAAGTGGAGAATATGGCCTACAGGAGCAGCCTTCAGGGCGGGTGGGTGGAATAAATCCAGAATTATAAGTGATGCTGCAGTGAAATATTCACTTGCTGCTGTGGCCCATGTGCTAAGGAGAACACATCTGAAGTTGCCATAAGTGTCTTTAACGCCATTGGATCATGAAGCTACCACAAGGGAGCAGTGTTTCACTCCATGACAGTTTGTTCGTGTATGACTGAGGGTATGGCATAAAACTCTCTTAAGGACAATGGGTCTTTGTCACACTAGAGAAGCAATGAGTTTGTGTGTAAGTCACAGTCTGTGAGTATGAGACCAAGGTAGGGAGAGCCAAAAAATTCCCGGCTTTAAACAAGTTATGCTAGAAAGAACTTGGGAATAAAGATGACAATAGTGCTTACTTCTCTCCCCAGAAGATCAGACAATCTGTGCACATGTCTGAGCGAGTCTAGGAGAGATATTGTGCCAGGATGGCTTTCCTGAGTCAGAGTGCTCCACTGCACTGAACTCCATGCTCCACCCTCTCTCCTAGCTGAAGGAAAAGAAGGGAACTCTACTTCTTATCTCTTACCTCCTCCTTTCCAAAACAAGGGACCATATGCCCTTCTCTGTTCTACCCTGGCTCCTATGCACGACTCTGTATCCTCTGCCTGGGGGAAAGATAGATACCCCATGGGGCTATTGATCCATTTGCTCGGTGCTTTCCACTCTGGCAGAGTGGGGAGTGCCTCTGCACAGCCAGAGAACTGTGAGCACCAAATGTCTTGCAATGAACAATGGTATCTTTTACTCCAACAGGCCACAAACATTTTTGGTGAAACTTTGCGGGCTGCTGAAAACTTGTGTGGCCAATCACTAGGCTATTCTTATTGTAAGGGGAAAGAGATCCAGCTACTAGAATTATCCCGATGTCCTGGCAGTGTGGTTATCAAAGCTGGTAGAAACATTTTCCACAGAgtaattttccatcagaaaatgcagtttgattgaaatcaaaacatttggtGGAAACATGTTGATTTCAACAACATTTCTGATGGAAGACCATGGAGatgattaatttcattttggtAATGTTGAAATATTTAGTTTCAATAAGGCAAAAACAGTCTTGTTTCATTTTTTGCTattatattaattttaatatttacatctgtatattatatttaatattttatattaaaacgTTGCAACATGAAAATGAAATTTGTTTACCTTTTTGAAACAATTACaatggtgccacaggattctttgctgcttttacagaaccagacggctacctctctgataagtGATGGAGTTTCCCAATGAACAGAAATCCCATTTCCTGCCCATCTCTAATGGTTATGCTTTGTGGGGATGGAGCTCCACAGATTGAAAGATATCCAGCGACTGAGAGCATGCTGCAGGGTAGTTAAATAGCAAATCAGCTCCTGAAATAAGGGCATGTTACATCTGCAAGTTACCACATatcctcagtggagttacttcctTTAACAAATACACCAAACAGTCAAGTAGTTCTCGATTATAGTTTTATTATTTCATTAATGATTCTGTATTAAATAAACTTGGGCAATGTGAGTGACACAATAGTATTTCTCTTTTGTTACATTATCCACAGAAATTGGGCCAGAAGGGAGGGGATAACAAGCCTGAAAAGACTTAATTTAACAGTGAAGAAATAAAGATAATTTGTAAAGTACAGTAATCCACGGGGAATGGTAGAGGATGTTCTGAGCAATGTTTGTACTGATCATTTTCTGAGGGGCTTATGATGCTCACTGGCAGATGAACCTTGTATGCAGTACAGTACCACCTGCTGTGAGAGAGACCTCTCTGTGTAGCCAATTCTACTTCATACTTATTGCTTCAGTCCTGCTTGTTGTCACAGTAAGGAAGACCATAGCACCACTGGCCTGTGGCGGGAGTGCCTGAATGCTCTGGTTccagtctctcccagcagatatcactCTAGGGAATGGAATAGGAGCACAGAGTAAAAGCAGGATGAACACTCATGGTAATTACCCTCCATGAGTAAATTAATTATATGACAGggtaattttaaaaaggaaaaaacagaCCATTTGTGTTTGCTTTTAAGAAATAAGGCACATATGGGTGCTCCCCTCTACTCGCATTCCATTCCACTCTGGAAAAAGAGAGTAATCCACAAGATTGTGAAATATGGGAGGGTGGTGTCCCAGAATGGTGCAGAAGAGACATTACACATGGGACATCTGCTGGCCTGCTTATGGTGGTGGGAGTTTGGGAAAGGGCATTCTGGAAGACTGACGTCCTTTTCGGGGAAGCGTTAATTAATAAAGGTTGTATCATATGGTAGTTTGGCTAGCAATGAGTTGTGTTGCTCCGGGCACAGGAGTGGAAGGTATGTATTGCTTTTCATTTGGAATGTTTCTGTTAGATGTGTTAAGTGTAGGCCAGTTTTAAAGGATGCACAACGTGGTGTTTTGGGTATGAATACTCTTTCACACATGAACACAATTAGCTACACCTGTTTTTAAAGATGCCTCAGACTTGCCATTATAAAACCctattttcagttgtttataactttgcaaAACTCTAAAGAGCACGAGCAGGCAAGGtcatacaccagctgaggactgcCAGAGCACACTGTGCTCTGATAACTCCCCCTGCTTGCCCTTGACTGTCCCTAACACCCTGTCTGCAGTTCAAGCTGCAGAGAGGGAAGTGTAGGAGGTGGCTCTGCTGGCTCCACATTTACTGGGAAATCACCCACCTAGTGGAATATCCTCACAATAAGGGACTTGCAGGGAAATTCTGCACAGCCTGAGTGATGCAaaaggagcagtgtggggctccGAGTCTGGCCCTTCAAATCCATACTATTTCCCTGGCCGGTTTTGGTTTGGGCCTGTCTCTATTTATAAACTTTAGACAGTGAAGTAAAGTGGATGATTAAAGAGAGAAAGACTGAGTGTAGTGTGTGAGAGTCAATGAGAGAGAGCACAGGTGCAAATATTAAGGGGGTAAcagcttttcagaagtgctcagatactactgtgAGACATGCTAGAAATATCGGACATAGGTAGATAAACAGCATTAGTATAACCTGTTTTAAATCTTAGGACATTGTCACTAGAACAGGTTGAACTGTTCATTGCAAATAATTTCTCTGATGAATACCTTTCCTCTGTCCATGAATTATCCATAAAAGTCTTGATTTTTTACACCCTTCACAAACTTCAGAGAAGTTCTGAACCGGGAGACTAGTTCAGTGACTTTGAGTTATAGGGACAAGCTGAAAAATGTGTAATTGTTAAATTAATTTaagctctgatcctgcagttgACTCCACATGGACAGATAGTTGCAGGCTCAGAGACATGTGCAAATAAGGGAAGGACCTTTATAGACTGGCTGTGAGAGCTCTTCTGGGGAGAATGCACACACAGATAACTATGTGTCCTTCCACAAACAAACATTCTTGTGAATAAAAACTGGCTCAACCCAATGTATGTGAACAAGAGATTAAAATAGTTTGCCAATACCTGGGAAGCAAGTCAGCCAGCTTGATTTACAAGAATATTGATGATTTTACTCTTGCCAAAGCCTCCAAGCTCTAATTGCCACGACTCTTCTTCATTTTATAgtgggcctctctctctctctctctctctctctctctctctttctctctttttacaCCCCATTTCTAGCCAGGAAGGTAGCATTCCCCAGCACATTCTCCTTCTGAGCTTGCTGTGCAAAGTAGTTACCAGAGCATACTCCCCTTCACCCCCAAGATAGATCAAGCCCAAATCATCTCAGACATAAAGCCATTAACTTTGTTGATATTACACCAGGGATGGACTTGTTTAATGCAACTTCAAAATATCTACTAGTTTCCAAAACAGGAAATGGGTTTCTAAAACTTCCCCCCAAACTTGCCAGATGAACGTGCCCTTCCTTCATCCTTTGGGAAtaactttaaatatatatatatatatataatataaatattccCTTCTACCTCAGTAATAAAACATTCTTCTTTGCCCACATGAGAATGGATGCCAGGGACTGAAGCAGACAAGATGTTTTTCCTGTTTAACATGTTTCTATAACAGGATCCCACTAGGGGGAGCTAGAGAATAAAGAATCCTTAACTACGCCTAGACTTAAATTGTTTACAGAATAAAGTGGTGGACGTGCTATGTGTCCCCTTCTCATCAGAGCTTGTTGCATTCTTGGTGTATAAATTCCTTCAGTGCAGTGGCTTTTTGCTCCATGAGAACATCAAGTCATGCTTCAGGGCCTTGTAGAGACTGATGAAGGATTCGGCCCAAGAGTCTTTCTGGTGCTTCCGAGATCGAGCTGCCCTGTAAGCTGTGTAGACCATGGTCAAAACTGTCCTTTCAAAATCTTCTTTCTTTAGGACCCTCGGGTAGTCAGACAGCCTGGCACTCAGCCGACGAATCTCTGTGATGCTCTTGGGGATAATGTCATTGCAGACAGTGTCAAATTCTTTGGCCTTCCTCAGCGAAGCCAGCTCCTCATCTTTTATGGAAAGCCTCAGATTTTTGTCAATTTCAATCTCAGCTAAAAGAAACTGGTACAAAATCAGAACACAGAAAGCTATTTATCCTCTGAGAGTCTATATATAGAGTAAACATTAATTTAGAGTTTgttcttatttctttttcttggtAAAATGCAAGCAAAGAACTAAGCCAGGGTAGAGTAAAAAGACACTGTTCAAGTTGCCCTCTAAAATTCCACCACTGCACCTTAATTCCTGCCCTTCCAGTTCTGGGGCCACTACACTGTGTTACCAACACATGTTAACACTGGCCTATGATACCCTTCCTTTTACAGTTCAGGATCTTTTCTAGTCATGCTGAACTGTGGCAGATCATGCAGTGGCTTTGCAATGGCTACTAGGGTCAAAGCACCAAAATCATTTTCAAATGTGGCCTGAACAGAGGATTTGAGCCTGCTCTGTACAGGTGAAATAGTCGTGCTGTCCCGGgaggtttgtttttcattttgattccTTGGCACTGCCAGGCATGGTGCTGTGCTGCTAAGCATTGATTTGTTTGGCACTGATGCTTTGGATCAAGGAATCAAAATGGCACTATATGGTTACTGGTTAGAGGGCAGAAGATGGGGTATGTTCAGGGGGGGCATTGGTTCTGGATCGTGCCCTCCCTGTTGGTCCGACAGAAGTCACATCTATTGAACTCCAGGTACCAATGTCAGGTTTACCCATGGGCTGAAGGGACGTCATTTCTTGGGAagttttgtatgtttgttttaaatcaggaGTTCACTTTGAATTGAGGGTTTCTCAAATTTaggtatattttaatttattGAATGTACATGTA includes the following:
- the FAM180A gene encoding protein FAM180A isoform X1, with the protein product MHWKTLLLLLFYYNTHATVSPRWNRAMLFPDAQRFKRWSSSAPVSPVLQNSLDDVNMLFEFLLAEIEIDKNLRLSIKDEELASLRKAKEFDTVCNDIIPKSITEIRRLSARLSDYPRVLKKEDFERTVLTMVYTAYRAARSRKHQKDSWAESFISLYKALKHDLMFSWSKKPLH
- the FAM180A gene encoding protein FAM180A isoform X2; this encodes MLFPDAQRFKRWSSSAPVSPVLQNSLDDVNMLFEFLLAEIEIDKNLRLSIKDEELASLRKAKEFDTVCNDIIPKSITEIRRLSARLSDYPRVLKKEDFERTVLTMVYTAYRAARSRKHQKDSWAESFISLYKALKHDLMFSWSKKPLH